From Variimorphobacter saccharofermentans, one genomic window encodes:
- the scpB gene encoding SMC-Scp complex subunit ScpB, whose amino-acid sequence MELLVTEAQIEAILFTMGEAVELERIAGAIDHDEETTRKIIHNMMDRYEAEERGIKIIELDGAYQLCTKPSMYETIIKITHIPKKHVLTDVLLETLSIIAYKQPITKLQIEAIRGVKSDHAVNKLVEYNLVCEMGRMDAPGRPILFGTTEEFLRSFGLQSLDSLPVMNPEKIEDFKIEAEEEIQLKLDI is encoded by the coding sequence ATGGAACTTTTGGTAACAGAAGCGCAGATTGAAGCAATCTTATTTACTATGGGAGAAGCAGTGGAGCTGGAACGAATTGCCGGAGCTATAGACCATGACGAGGAAACAACCCGTAAAATTATACATAACATGATGGACCGATATGAGGCTGAAGAACGAGGCATTAAGATTATCGAACTTGATGGGGCATATCAACTATGTACAAAACCGTCGATGTATGAAACTATCATTAAAATAACTCATATTCCAAAAAAACACGTTTTGACGGATGTATTATTAGAGACCTTATCCATCATTGCATACAAGCAGCCGATCACAAAACTCCAAATTGAAGCAATTCGTGGAGTAAAGTCCGATCATGCTGTAAATAAACTAGTGGAATATAATCTGGTATGTGAAATGGGAAGAATGGATGCACCCGGAAGACCTATTCTTTTTGGTACTACAGAAGAGTTCTTGCGAAGCTTTGGTCTACAGTCTTTAGATTCTCTTCCGGTTATGAACCCAGAAAAAATTGAAGATTTCAAAATTGAAGCAGAAGAAGAAATTCAATTAAAGCTTGATATTTAA
- a CDS encoding segregation and condensation protein A has product MSIPVKLEAFEGPLDLLLHLIDKNKINIYDIPISEITEQYLDYIKQMESRNMEIMSEFLVMAATLINIKSKMLLPVEVDEEDEPIDPRQELVDRLLEYKMYKYISEELKDKQLDASRVMFKPPTIPQEIADFKEDINLEELLSDLTLSRLHEIFKSIVKKQVDKIDPIRSKFGKIEKEEINLSAKFIQIQEYGLLHKTFSFRNLLEAQHSKMEVIVTFLCILELMKLGRVQIEQECLFDDINITYLATDIIQMEGAEA; this is encoded by the coding sequence ATGAGCATTCCTGTTAAGTTAGAGGCTTTTGAAGGTCCATTAGACCTGTTGCTTCACTTGATTGATAAAAATAAAATCAATATTTATGATATACCAATTTCGGAGATTACAGAGCAGTATCTGGATTATATTAAACAAATGGAATCCAGAAACATGGAAATCATGAGTGAATTTCTAGTTATGGCAGCGACACTGATTAACATCAAGTCAAAAATGCTTCTTCCGGTTGAAGTAGATGAGGAAGATGAACCAATCGATCCAAGACAGGAACTGGTGGATCGCTTATTAGAATATAAGATGTATAAATATATCTCTGAGGAGTTAAAAGACAAACAGCTAGATGCTTCCAGAGTAATGTTTAAACCACCGACCATTCCACAGGAAATAGCTGATTTTAAAGAAGATATTAATCTGGAAGAATTACTAAGTGATCTGACATTATCCCGTCTGCATGAAATCTTTAAGTCGATTGTCAAAAAGCAGGTGGATAAGATCGATCCAATTCGTAGCAAATTTGGCAAAATTGAGAAGGAGGAAATTAATCTTTCTGCTAAATTTATTCAGATACAGGAATATGGATTGCTCCATAAGACATTTTCATTTCGAAATCTACTGGAAGCACAGCATAGTAAAATGGAGGTAATCGTAACATTTTTATGTATTTTGGAATTAATGAAATTAGGACGAGTTCAGATTGAGCAGGAATGTCTGTTTGATGATATTAATATAACCTATCTAGCTACAGATATCATACAAATGGAAGGGGCGGAAGCATAA
- a CDS encoding metallophosphoesterase: MQGFMIVLGIILLLVLLSNIENKRLVTSKYTIVSDKLPKDFHNTRFVLLADLHNNSFGKQNARLIRKIKEINPEFIITAGDMINKRESCCPSNGYSLMKQLSKHYTVYYSLGNHEQRMKQLWELQNTSDTEESVISTWVEYINELSNLGIILLDNQSTYINRKNGKLRITGLSIEPKYFEHNKSPEMPVEYVESLIGKRTDKEFQILVAHNPIYFQTYAAWGADLTLSGHLHGGMVRLPGVGGLVSPQVQLFPKYHSGNHTEEGQHLIVSRGLGSHSIMPRLFNIPEIVVVTLQCEGERSLYEHSC; this comes from the coding sequence ATGCAGGGCTTTATGATTGTACTTGGTATAATACTGTTACTCGTTCTCTTATCGAACATAGAGAATAAACGACTAGTTACTTCGAAATATACAATCGTGTCAGACAAACTACCAAAAGACTTTCATAATACACGTTTTGTTCTTTTGGCTGACCTTCATAATAATTCCTTTGGAAAGCAAAATGCACGGCTAATTCGAAAGATTAAGGAAATAAACCCGGAATTTATTATTACTGCAGGTGACATGATTAATAAAAGAGAAAGCTGTTGTCCCAGTAATGGATATTCTTTAATGAAACAGCTTTCAAAACATTATACTGTCTATTATTCTCTTGGTAATCATGAACAAAGGATGAAGCAGCTGTGGGAACTGCAAAATACTTCAGATACAGAAGAATCAGTTATTTCTACTTGGGTAGAATATATAAATGAGCTATCAAACTTAGGTATTATATTATTAGATAACCAAAGCACATATATTAACAGAAAGAACGGGAAATTACGTATTACGGGTCTTTCTATAGAACCTAAATATTTTGAACATAACAAATCCCCTGAGATGCCAGTGGAATATGTGGAATCTTTAATAGGCAAACGTACGGATAAAGAATTCCAGATATTAGTTGCACATAATCCTATTTATTTTCAGACATATGCTGCATGGGGAGCGGATTTAACTTTATCCGGTCATCTACATGGAGGTATGGTTAGACTTCCCGGAGTCGGAGGATTGGTATCACCGCAGGTGCAGTTATTTCCAAAATATCATTCAGGAAATCATACAGAAGAGGGGCAGCATCTAATTGTATCCAGAGGCCTTGGATCACATTCGATTATGCCAAGGTTATTTAATATACCGGAAATAGTAGTGGTTACATTGCAATGTGAAGGTGAAAGGAGCTTATATGAGCATTCCTGTTAA
- a CDS encoding D-alanyl-D-alanine carboxypeptidase family protein: MKRIVAVFLICSVVLILLFPNTLYAKVNNTKPDKEGDAVMVTAPADARLELSTPSAVLIEGSTGTVIFEKNKDERLKPASITKIMTLLLIFEALDANQIKLTDEVSVSEHAASMGGSQVYLEPFEVQTVETMIKCISIASANDASVAMAEFIAGSEEEFVARMNAKAKELGMNNTNFVNCCGLDTDNHYSSAYDVALMSRELITKHPEISNYATIWMDTIIHTTKKGQSEFGLTNTNKLVKFYQGITGLKTGSTSLAKFCVSASARRNNMDLIAVIMAAPDTKTRFMEASKLLNYGFANYSIYTDDNSDITLEPVRVVKGVTEKVEGKTGSNFSYLCVKGKTPEKIRKEVVLMDAVEAPVQIGDKIGEITYYYENEKIGSIEILSTEKIEKAGFKDYFLQLLVKYFMGKPQP, translated from the coding sequence ATGAAAAGAATCGTAGCAGTTTTCCTCATATGTTCTGTAGTTCTTATCTTACTATTTCCTAATACCTTATATGCCAAGGTAAACAATACGAAGCCGGATAAGGAAGGGGATGCTGTGATGGTTACAGCACCGGCTGATGCCCGGCTTGAGCTAAGTACTCCTTCCGCCGTATTAATTGAGGGATCTACGGGTACTGTCATATTTGAAAAGAATAAGGATGAACGTCTGAAGCCGGCGAGCATCACAAAAATTATGACTTTATTATTGATCTTTGAGGCATTGGATGCAAATCAAATCAAGCTGACAGATGAGGTGAGTGTTAGCGAGCATGCGGCTTCCATGGGAGGATCCCAGGTTTATCTGGAGCCCTTTGAGGTACAAACGGTGGAAACGATGATTAAGTGTATCAGTATTGCAAGTGCTAATGATGCCTCTGTTGCAATGGCAGAGTTTATCGCAGGCTCTGAGGAGGAATTTGTAGCACGAATGAATGCAAAGGCCAAAGAACTGGGAATGAATAATACGAACTTTGTGAACTGCTGTGGGTTGGATACGGATAACCATTATTCCTCTGCATATGATGTGGCACTGATGTCCCGGGAATTGATAACAAAGCATCCGGAAATCAGCAATTATGCGACAATCTGGATGGATACCATTATACATACCACGAAAAAAGGACAGTCAGAATTCGGGCTTACCAACACGAATAAATTAGTGAAATTCTATCAGGGAATAACAGGATTGAAAACAGGATCTACCAGCCTGGCTAAATTCTGTGTATCTGCTTCAGCCAGAAGAAATAATATGGATTTGATTGCTGTAATCATGGCGGCTCCGGATACAAAGACCAGATTCATGGAGGCTTCCAAGCTACTGAATTACGGATTTGCAAATTATAGTATCTATACTGATGATAACTCGGACATTACACTGGAACCAGTGAGAGTAGTAAAGGGTGTTACAGAGAAAGTGGAAGGAAAAACAGGCAGCAATTTTTCCTATCTATGTGTAAAGGGAAAGACACCGGAGAAAATCCGAAAAGAAGTTGTCTTAATGGACGCGGTGGAAGCACCTGTACAAATTGGTGACAAAATAGGTGAGATTACATATTATTATGAAAACGAAAAGATCGGATCAATTGAAATACTCTCAACAGAGAAGATAGAAAAAGCAGGCTTTAAAGACTATTTCCTACAACTCCTTGTCAAGTATTTCATGGGGAAACCACAACCATAA
- a CDS encoding Ig-like domain-containing protein produces the protein MGNQPKCKKTIAFIIYRILICLIALLLISKYFFQSTSLYFLDDINLPFSLHLNKQQLYMIPGEEYKLFVYGINKRVTYTSTNFRVAGVNFNGRVRAHRVGKTYILAETDNTILKCRVYVININKKKLQLKKGDACHLRINGNHSFVSWKSSNPKIVSVSMFGRVKANKKGKAFITAKVNGKTFICRVTVK, from the coding sequence ATGGGTAATCAGCCGAAGTGTAAAAAGACCATTGCATTCATCATATACCGAATATTAATCTGTCTCATAGCCTTACTTCTGATAAGCAAATATTTCTTTCAAAGCACATCACTCTATTTTCTGGATGATATAAATCTTCCCTTTTCACTTCATTTAAATAAACAGCAATTATATATGATACCGGGTGAGGAATATAAACTTTTTGTTTATGGTATTAATAAGAGAGTAACTTATACCTCCACGAATTTCAGAGTGGCCGGTGTGAATTTTAATGGAAGAGTCAGAGCACATAGAGTTGGAAAAACCTATATTTTAGCTGAAACAGATAATACCATTCTAAAGTGCCGTGTCTATGTCATTAATATTAACAAAAAGAAGCTGCAACTAAAAAAAGGAGATGCCTGTCACCTGAGAATAAATGGTAATCATTCCTTTGTGAGTTGGAAAAGCAGTAATCCAAAGATCGTATCCGTATCCATGTTTGGCAGGGTAAAAGCCAATAAAAAAGGGAAAGCATTTATCACTGCTAAAGTCAACGGAAAGACATTTATCTGTAGGGTTACTGTCAAATAG
- a CDS encoding pyrimidine-nucleoside phosphorylase, whose translation MKMYDLINKKKKKETLTKEEIEFMVQGFTNGTIPDYQMSAFLMAVCLNGMNQEETAALTVAMANSGDILDLSQIHGVKVDKHSTGGVGDKTSLVLSPMIAALGVPVAKMSGRGLGHTGGTIDKLESFPGFSTTISTEQFIQNVNKVKMAIVGQTANLAPADKKIYALRDVTATVDNLSLIASSIMSKKIASGSDVIVLDVKTGSGAFMKSYEDSLALAKEMVQIGTIAGRQTFAVITDMNQPLGKNVGNTLEVIEAIETLKGNGPEDLLKVSITLASYMLIGAGIAKDVEEATEKLYQTIENRSALDKFAEFISAQGGDSKAVYDTGILPKASIEEEVGAPVSGFITNIHTDEVGMTSLILGGGRETKDSIIDLSVGIRLHKKLGDYVNQGDSLATLYANDSSKLQEAKQRFLQAYVIGSEKPVTPPYVYAVVTKDGVLQV comes from the coding sequence ATGAAAATGTATGATTTGATCAATAAAAAAAAGAAGAAGGAAACATTAACAAAGGAAGAAATTGAATTTATGGTTCAAGGCTTTACCAATGGTACCATACCGGATTATCAAATGTCAGCATTTTTAATGGCAGTATGTTTGAACGGTATGAATCAAGAGGAGACAGCAGCACTTACTGTAGCCATGGCAAATAGTGGTGATATCCTGGATCTATCACAAATTCATGGTGTTAAGGTGGACAAACACAGTACAGGAGGAGTAGGGGATAAAACCTCTCTGGTATTAAGTCCGATGATCGCTGCATTAGGTGTTCCGGTAGCTAAAATGTCCGGCCGTGGTCTGGGTCATACCGGTGGGACCATAGATAAACTGGAAAGCTTTCCAGGATTTTCAACAACGATTTCAACGGAGCAATTCATTCAGAATGTAAATAAAGTTAAAATGGCTATCGTTGGTCAGACAGCAAATCTTGCACCGGCTGATAAGAAGATATATGCGTTAAGAGATGTAACTGCAACGGTAGACAATTTATCCTTGATCGCCAGCAGTATCATGAGTAAGAAAATAGCATCCGGTTCTGATGTTATTGTATTGGATGTTAAAACCGGTAGTGGAGCATTTATGAAGAGCTATGAGGATTCTCTTGCTCTTGCAAAGGAAATGGTTCAGATCGGCACCATCGCTGGTCGTCAAACCTTTGCAGTCATCACCGATATGAACCAGCCACTAGGGAAAAACGTTGGTAATACTTTAGAAGTGATAGAAGCAATCGAGACCTTAAAGGGTAACGGACCGGAGGACCTTCTAAAAGTTAGTATTACACTGGCTTCGTATATGTTAATCGGAGCCGGTATAGCTAAGGATGTAGAAGAAGCAACAGAAAAATTGTATCAAACCATTGAAAATCGGAGTGCTTTGGATAAATTTGCTGAATTTATCAGCGCTCAGGGCGGAGATAGTAAGGCGGTATATGACACCGGAATTCTTCCAAAAGCATCCATAGAAGAAGAGGTTGGTGCACCGGTCAGCGGCTTTATTACAAATATCCATACGGATGAGGTTGGGATGACCTCCCTTATTCTGGGTGGTGGCCGTGAAACCAAGGATAGTATCATTGATTTAAGCGTGGGAATTAGGCTTCATAAAAAGCTTGGTGATTATGTGAACCAGGGTGATTCTCTAGCAACCCTTTATGCTAACGATTCATCAAAATTGCAGGAAGCAAAGCAAAGATTTCTCCAGGCATATGTGATTGGCAGTGAGAAACCAGTAACTCCACCCTATGTCTATGCTGTTGTAACTAAAGATGGAGTACTACAAGTGTAG
- a CDS encoding 3-deoxy-7-phosphoheptulonate synthase gives MSFKFIKEVISPEELVRTYPLPARDVIRKKERDKSIKDIFTGESDRFLVIIGPCSADNEDAVCDYISRLATVQEKVQDKIIIVPRIYTNKPRTTGEGYKGIVHQPDPEKEPDLQEGLIAMRKMHLRAIAESGLTAADEMLYPENWPYVEDILSYVAVGARSVEDQQHRLTISGMDVPAGMKNPTSGDFSVMLNSVVAAQASHTFLYRTWEVTTSGNPLAHTILRGAVNKHGQSNPNYHYEDLIRLVNMYNERDLQNPAIIVDANHANSNKQYLEQIRIVKEVLHSRRLSPEIANMVKGVMIESYIEEGSQRVTDHVYGKSITDPCLGWQDSEKLIYTIADSI, from the coding sequence ATGAGTTTCAAATTTATAAAGGAAGTAATATCACCGGAAGAATTAGTTCGGACATATCCTTTGCCTGCAAGGGATGTTATTAGAAAAAAAGAAAGAGACAAGAGTATCAAGGATATATTTACTGGAGAATCTGATCGTTTTCTTGTAATCATTGGCCCTTGTTCGGCTGATAATGAAGACGCAGTATGTGATTATATCTCCAGATTGGCAACGGTTCAGGAAAAGGTACAGGATAAAATCATTATCGTACCAAGAATATATACGAACAAACCACGTACTACCGGCGAAGGATATAAAGGAATTGTTCATCAGCCCGATCCGGAAAAAGAACCTGACTTACAGGAAGGATTAATCGCCATGAGAAAAATGCATCTAAGAGCAATCGCGGAAAGTGGGTTAACTGCTGCGGATGAGATGCTGTATCCGGAAAACTGGCCTTATGTTGAAGATATCCTTTCCTATGTTGCCGTAGGTGCTCGTTCCGTAGAGGATCAACAGCATAGATTAACAATTAGTGGTATGGACGTTCCAGCAGGTATGAAAAATCCAACCAGTGGTGATTTTTCAGTTATGCTAAATTCCGTTGTTGCAGCTCAGGCTAGTCATACCTTTTTATACCGTACCTGGGAAGTGACAACCTCCGGTAATCCTCTGGCACATACCATTCTAAGAGGAGCAGTTAATAAACACGGCCAATCCAATCCAAATTATCATTATGAGGACTTAATTCGCCTTGTCAATATGTATAACGAACGTGATTTGCAGAATCCAGCCATCATTGTTGATGCGAATCATGCAAATTCGAATAAGCAATATCTAGAGCAAATTCGTATTGTAAAGGAAGTACTTCATAGTCGTAGATTATCACCAGAAATCGCGAATATGGTAAAAGGTGTAATGATCGAAAGTTATATTGAAGAAGGTAGTCAGAGGGTTACAGATCATGTCTATGGTAAATCCATTACAGATCCATGTCTTGGATGGCAGGATTCAGAAAAATTGATCTACACCATAGCGGATAGCATTTAG